One region of Polynucleobacter sp. SHI8 genomic DNA includes:
- a CDS encoding tripartite tricarboxylate transporter substrate-binding protein — protein MTMMKSLKNIVSVVGLVILSISLSAQAEEYPAKPVTIVVPFSAGGPTDAVARLLSVPMTKFLGQTVIVENTVGAGGTIAANRVAKSPKDGYLVLLHHIGISTAPALYSKLPYDTLNDFEYIGQVVNAPMTLIGRKNLPANNYKELLAYIQKNRDKVTLANAGPGAVSQLCGMLFTSQLGIPLTQVPYKGTGPAITDILGGQVDLLCDQTTNTLSHIKADKVKLFGTTTLKRLSSLPNVPTLNEQGLKGFQVVAWHGMYTSKGTPTAVTEKLNAALKFALADADVKARLAELNVEIAPPEDVTPASLKRQVESEIKKWAPIIKASGSYID, from the coding sequence ATGACCATGATGAAATCACTTAAAAATATAGTTTCAGTAGTTGGATTAGTCATACTATCAATTTCATTATCCGCACAAGCGGAAGAATATCCCGCCAAACCTGTAACAATCGTTGTGCCCTTTTCAGCTGGTGGCCCAACAGATGCAGTTGCGCGCTTACTTTCTGTTCCAATGACCAAGTTTTTAGGACAAACAGTAATTGTTGAAAATACGGTTGGTGCTGGTGGTACGATTGCAGCTAATCGAGTTGCAAAGTCTCCAAAAGATGGTTACTTAGTTCTGCTGCACCATATCGGCATATCAACAGCTCCAGCTTTGTATTCAAAATTACCATATGACACCTTAAACGACTTTGAATATATTGGTCAGGTAGTTAACGCTCCAATGACATTGATTGGCCGTAAAAACTTACCAGCCAATAACTATAAAGAGCTTTTGGCTTACATCCAAAAAAATCGAGATAAAGTGACCCTTGCAAACGCAGGTCCCGGTGCGGTTTCGCAACTTTGTGGTATGTTATTTACAAGCCAACTAGGTATTCCATTGACTCAGGTTCCATACAAAGGTACCGGTCCAGCGATTACAGATATTTTGGGTGGTCAGGTTGATTTACTTTGTGACCAAACCACAAATACCCTTTCACATATCAAAGCAGATAAAGTCAAACTTTTTGGCACAACTACTTTAAAACGTTTGTCTAGCTTACCGAATGTTCCGACTCTCAATGAACAAGGATTAAAAGGCTTCCAAGTCGTTGCATGGCACGGCATGTATACCTCGAAAGGCACTCCAACAGCAGTGACAGAAAAACTGAATGCCGCACTCAAGTTTGCCTTGGCTGACGCTGATGTCAAAGCGCGCCTAGCAGAATTAAACGTTGAAATTGCTCCGCCAGAAGATGTGACTCCTGCAAGTCTTAAACGTCAGGTTGAATCTGAGATTAAAAAATGGGCTCCAATTATCAAAGCATCCGGTTCTTACATCGATTAA
- the smc gene encoding chromosome segregation protein SMC: MRLKSIKLAGFKSFVDPTNFELPGQLIGVVGPNGCGKSNIIDAVRWVLGESRASELRGESMQDVIFNGSGLRKPAGRASVELVFDNTDGRAQGQWAQFGEISVKRVLTRDGASNYLINQQVVRRKDIQDMFLGTGLGPRAYAIIGQGTISRIIESKPEELRVFLEEAAGVSKYKERRKETEARLEDTQENLTRVQDILRELDAQLIKLESQAEVAQKYTEFQQTMHEQQQMLWVMRYIEGEQIQQQQQQIIRQAQVDLEEKIASVRSIESDLEIKRNQQYELQNNVSQAQGDLYEVNAQISRIESEIKFANDSKQRLENQLQSLQTQLLRWQAQYDLASEQQSKIQVEIEQAQDLDEMCQADVKQHEAGLPDLDDCWLSSEQLVNQLRNTFNELDKQVVSKKASIQGISSQVEQAEQRLVRLQIDFEKLIKPNEEALNTAIDRSQSALKKRDEAQIKLQASEQAVPLADKARQESQQALQQANQLVSQTQAKLSALKGIQERVQSQGKLRPWLEQHQLHDLPRLWQKIQVENGWESAVESILRERTGAIQSSDLNDAVKFVEMIPPGRVAWFETSANQAMSKQASVSNLTPLFSRIVVKDLALAGVLQEWLVNVFVIDSVADGLSRRHDLPVGGVFVAKSGHIISRVGIQLYAQDNEQSGLIARAKEIESLELQIKSEQIILDECQSEHSKMQSQYQITHQQAINDRLAAEQTVKDAHRFEMETLQLKQAEQEYANKANQVNNDIAETEQSITHLKATLTNSTADIHQLELEIIESRTHFEKSQVDHQELQKARDSALKHHQSLVSKAQEASYELRTLLQRQNDLNNEMKMSSEQIEQIKNSELSIHQDLEQFSDASLQEQLQEQLSFRSDKEHALAQARTIFDALVFEIKSTDENRMGLEKFIEPIREKITAAQLKEQASRLTVEQFNTLLKEQNADIESVKAKITSEHRVSQLQTQVNQLQNQIQALGPVNMAALDELKASSERKGFLDAQMADLNEAMSTLTDAIMRIDSETRSLLQDTFDQVNQHFSEIFPALFGGGNAKLVMTGEEILDSGVQVMAQPPGKKNTTIHLLSGGEKALTAIALVFSLFQLNPAPFCLLDEVDAPLDDANTARYSDIVAKMSQKTQFLFISHNKITMEIANQLIGVTMQEQGVSRVVAVDLQAATALTQSE, from the coding sequence GTGAGACTGAAATCAATCAAACTAGCAGGTTTTAAATCCTTCGTTGACCCGACCAACTTTGAATTACCAGGCCAACTTATTGGTGTTGTGGGACCAAATGGGTGCGGAAAATCTAATATTATCGACGCTGTAAGATGGGTGCTTGGTGAATCACGTGCAAGTGAATTGCGCGGAGAGTCGATGCAAGACGTCATTTTTAATGGTTCAGGATTACGAAAGCCAGCAGGTAGGGCGAGTGTTGAATTAGTCTTTGATAATACCGACGGCCGTGCACAAGGTCAGTGGGCTCAATTTGGTGAAATTTCTGTCAAACGTGTCTTAACGAGAGACGGCGCCTCAAATTATTTAATTAATCAGCAAGTTGTTCGTCGTAAAGATATACAAGATATGTTCTTGGGAACTGGTCTTGGTCCTAGGGCCTATGCCATTATTGGTCAAGGAACGATTTCAAGAATTATTGAATCAAAGCCTGAAGAATTGCGTGTCTTTTTAGAAGAAGCTGCGGGCGTTTCAAAATACAAAGAACGACGTAAGGAGACTGAAGCTCGTCTAGAAGATACCCAAGAAAATCTGACACGTGTACAAGATATTTTGCGGGAATTAGATGCTCAATTAATTAAATTAGAGTCTCAAGCAGAAGTTGCCCAAAAATATACAGAATTTCAACAAACCATGCATGAGCAGCAGCAAATGTTGTGGGTTATGAGATATATTGAAGGCGAGCAGATTCAGCAGCAACAACAACAAATCATTCGTCAAGCCCAAGTTGATTTAGAGGAAAAGATTGCATCGGTCAGGTCTATCGAATCTGATCTAGAGATAAAACGTAATCAGCAATATGAACTACAGAATAATGTTTCTCAAGCACAAGGCGATTTATACGAGGTGAACGCCCAGATATCCAGAATTGAGTCTGAAATTAAATTTGCCAATGACTCAAAACAGCGCTTAGAGAATCAATTACAAAGTTTACAAACTCAACTATTACGCTGGCAAGCCCAATATGACCTGGCCTCTGAACAGCAAAGTAAAATTCAGGTTGAAATTGAGCAGGCTCAAGACCTAGACGAGATGTGTCAGGCTGATGTTAAACAACATGAGGCAGGATTACCTGACCTAGATGATTGTTGGTTGTCATCCGAGCAACTTGTGAACCAATTGAGAAATACCTTTAACGAATTAGATAAGCAAGTTGTTAGTAAAAAAGCATCTATTCAGGGGATTAGTTCTCAGGTTGAACAAGCAGAGCAACGCTTGGTGCGTTTACAAATTGATTTTGAAAAACTGATCAAACCGAATGAAGAAGCTTTAAACACTGCAATTGATCGTAGTCAAAGTGCTTTAAAGAAAAGAGATGAAGCACAGATTAAATTACAAGCTTCTGAGCAGGCGGTTCCATTAGCTGATAAAGCAAGACAGGAGTCCCAACAAGCACTTCAGCAGGCAAATCAATTGGTTAGCCAAACTCAAGCAAAACTGTCAGCTTTAAAAGGTATCCAAGAACGCGTTCAGTCTCAAGGTAAATTACGCCCTTGGTTAGAGCAGCATCAATTGCATGATCTACCAAGATTATGGCAAAAAATTCAAGTTGAAAATGGATGGGAATCCGCAGTTGAATCTATCTTAAGAGAAAGAACTGGGGCAATCCAATCAAGCGATTTAAACGATGCAGTCAAGTTCGTTGAAATGATTCCGCCTGGCCGAGTTGCTTGGTTTGAGACATCGGCTAATCAAGCCATGTCAAAACAGGCGAGTGTTAGTAATTTAACGCCTTTATTTAGTCGAATTGTGGTGAAAGATTTAGCACTAGCTGGCGTATTACAAGAGTGGCTGGTTAATGTGTTTGTCATCGACTCTGTAGCTGATGGTTTATCGAGAAGACATGATTTACCAGTGGGGGGAGTATTTGTTGCGAAGTCAGGCCACATTATTTCTCGAGTTGGTATTCAGTTGTACGCCCAAGATAATGAACAGTCCGGTTTAATCGCCAGAGCTAAAGAAATTGAAAGTTTAGAATTACAAATTAAATCTGAGCAGATTATTCTGGATGAGTGTCAAAGTGAACACTCTAAAATGCAATCGCAATATCAGATAACCCATCAACAAGCAATTAATGATCGATTAGCTGCTGAACAAACAGTTAAAGATGCGCATCGCTTTGAAATGGAAACTTTGCAACTCAAGCAAGCTGAGCAAGAGTATGCCAATAAAGCAAATCAAGTAAATAATGATATTGCTGAAACAGAACAATCGATTACTCATTTAAAAGCTACCTTAACGAACAGCACGGCTGATATTCATCAGCTTGAACTAGAAATCATTGAGTCCCGAACTCATTTTGAAAAGTCTCAAGTTGATCATCAAGAATTACAAAAAGCACGAGATAGCGCTCTTAAACATCATCAAAGTTTAGTATCCAAAGCTCAAGAGGCTTCTTATGAATTAAGAACACTTCTTCAGAGACAGAATGATTTAAATAATGAAATGAAGATGTCCTCTGAACAGATTGAGCAAATTAAAAACTCAGAGCTAAGTATTCATCAAGATTTAGAACAATTTTCCGATGCCTCATTACAAGAACAACTCCAGGAACAATTAAGTTTTCGCTCAGACAAGGAGCATGCCCTTGCACAAGCAAGAACTATTTTTGATGCGTTAGTATTCGAAATTAAGTCTACAGATGAAAATCGTATGGGCCTAGAAAAATTTATTGAACCGATACGTGAAAAAATCACCGCTGCTCAATTAAAGGAACAAGCATCTAGACTCACCGTTGAGCAATTTAACACCTTACTCAAGGAACAGAATGCTGACATAGAGAGTGTCAAAGCAAAAATAACATCCGAGCATCGTGTGTCGCAATTGCAGACACAAGTAAATCAATTACAAAATCAGATTCAAGCCCTAGGTCCAGTCAATATGGCTGCTTTGGACGAGTTAAAGGCATCGAGTGAAAGAAAAGGTTTCTTAGATGCTCAGATGGCTGACTTAAATGAAGCAATGAGCACTTTAACGGATGCCATTATGCGAATTGATTCAGAAACAAGAAGTCTCTTGCAAGATACCTTTGATCAAGTGAATCAGCATTTCTCTGAAATTTTCCCAGCCTTATTTGGTGGTGGTAATGCTAAGCTAGTAATGACAGGCGAAGAAATCTTGGATTCAGGCGTCCAAGTGATGGCCCAGCCACCTGGCAAGAAAAATACAACGATTCATTTGCTATCTGGCGGAGAAAAGGCACTTACAGCAATTGCTCTTGTATTTTCACTATTTCAATTAAATCCAGCCCCATTTTGTTTATTAGATGAAGTTGATGCACCGCTAGATGATGCAAATACGGCAAGGTACTCAGACATTGTTGCCAAAATGTCGCAAAAAACACAATTTTTGTTTATTTCACACAACAAAATAACAATGGAAATTGCGAATCAATTGATTGGTGTTACGATGCAAGAGCAAGGTGTATCTAGAGTTGTTGCTGTAGATTTACAAGCTGCCACTGCATTGACCCAGAGTGAATAA
- a CDS encoding arsenate reductase, producing MTRMPITLYGIPNCQTVKKARVWLESHQIYYQFYDFKKQVVNEELIQLWLKHVEWTQLINRSGMTYRNLTDQQKEQSQTQSGAISLMIQNPSMIKRPILEDSKSIYLGFKEADYQSIFGAL from the coding sequence ATGACTCGAATGCCTATTACCCTTTACGGTATACCTAATTGTCAAACTGTGAAAAAAGCACGAGTTTGGCTTGAAAGTCATCAGATTTATTACCAATTTTACGATTTTAAAAAACAGGTCGTGAATGAGGAGCTCATCCAACTATGGTTAAAACATGTTGAATGGACTCAATTAATTAATCGCTCTGGCATGACTTATCGAAATTTAACGGATCAACAAAAAGAACAATCTCAAACTCAATCTGGGGCAATTTCTTTGATGATACAAAATCCTTCGATGATCAAACGCCCTATCTTAGAAGATTCTAAATCCATTTATCTTGGTTTTAAAGAAGCGGACTATCAATCGATATTTGGAGCTTTATGA
- the prmB gene encoding 50S ribosomal protein L3 N(5)-glutamine methyltransferase — protein sequence MQNSDLTFNDACDVLSELLATANLSFGHGAPDADSEAFWILSHCVHIAPIDALDRVDEPYPTLAFDRANAIVHERISTRKPLAYLLGEAWLMGYDFICDERSIVPRSFIAELISDEILEPWLPPGGRALDLCTGNGSLAILLSIACPDMIVCATDISPDALELAALNIEKYQLDESIELFCGDLFEGLPPLSANDRFDIILCNPPYVNSSSMAQLPDEYLQEPSIALAGGTDGMVIIRKIIKQAKDYLNHSGALVLEIGNEYEHFKKAFPEMNVTWLSVSSGTQQVLLITYKDLP from the coding sequence GTGCAGAACTCTGATTTAACTTTTAACGATGCCTGTGATGTCTTAAGCGAGCTCCTCGCAACTGCTAACTTATCCTTTGGTCACGGCGCTCCGGATGCAGATAGTGAAGCTTTCTGGATATTGTCACATTGTGTTCATATTGCGCCGATTGATGCTTTAGATCGTGTTGATGAACCTTATCCTACCTTGGCTTTTGACAGAGCAAATGCCATCGTTCATGAGCGAATTTCAACTCGCAAACCACTTGCCTATTTATTAGGTGAAGCTTGGTTGATGGGTTACGATTTTATTTGTGATGAACGTAGTATCGTTCCCCGATCTTTTATTGCAGAACTGATTTCTGATGAAATTCTTGAGCCGTGGTTACCTCCAGGGGGGCGTGCTCTTGATTTATGTACTGGTAATGGCTCTTTAGCCATTCTTTTATCGATTGCTTGCCCAGATATGATCGTTTGTGCCACTGACATCAGTCCAGATGCTCTTGAACTCGCAGCATTGAATATTGAAAAATATCAACTCGATGAATCCATTGAGCTATTTTGTGGAGACCTATTTGAGGGATTACCCCCCCTTTCAGCGAATGATAGGTTTGACATTATTTTGTGCAATCCACCCTATGTTAACTCGAGTTCGATGGCGCAATTGCCAGATGAATACCTTCAAGAACCATCAATAGCATTGGCAGGGGGTACAGATGGAATGGTTATTATTCGAAAAATTATTAAACAAGCTAAAGATTATTTAAATCACTCTGGTGCTTTGGTTTTAGAAATTGGCAATGAATACGAACATTTTAAGAAAGCATTCCCTGAAATGAATGTGACATGGTTATCCGTTTCTTCTGGAACTCAACAAGTATTATTAATTACTTATAAGGACTTACCATAG
- the radA gene encoding DNA repair protein RadA: MSKVKSQYVCQSCGASFPKWSGQCAACQEWNTLEEFLEKSSNQRFIGLTKTAPSQKLSQITLEDYGRISTLIPEFDRVLGGGLVDAGVVLIGGDPGIGKSTLLLQTLASLSQAGESVMYISGEESSAQIALRAQRIGSFAPDLDIYPEILLEKIIPTLEAVKPRVAVIDSIQTIYSEALSSAPGSVAQVRECASQLTRLAKSSGISILLVGHVTKEGNIAGPRVLEHIVDTVLYFEGDPQSSFRLVRAIKNRFGAVNELGVFAMTDKGLKGVSNPSALFLSQSNASVPGTCVLVTQEGTRPLLVEIQALVDQSHVPNPRRLAVGLEQNRLAMLLAVMHRHAGIACFDQDVFLNAVGGVKITEPAADLAVLLAIQSSLKNKPLPRDLVVFGEVGLAGEIRACPRGQERLKEAAKLGFKRAIIPKANLPKQSQFDNMELISVERIETALQIVRDL; the protein is encoded by the coding sequence GTGTCTAAAGTTAAATCTCAGTACGTTTGTCAAAGTTGTGGGGCAAGCTTTCCTAAATGGAGTGGGCAGTGTGCAGCTTGTCAGGAGTGGAACACACTTGAAGAGTTTTTAGAGAAGTCATCGAATCAGCGCTTTATTGGATTAACTAAAACCGCACCCTCCCAAAAGTTATCTCAAATCACTCTTGAAGATTACGGTCGAATATCAACCTTAATCCCCGAATTTGATCGCGTATTGGGTGGCGGACTAGTCGATGCTGGGGTTGTTCTCATTGGTGGCGACCCTGGTATTGGTAAATCAACATTGCTGCTTCAGACACTGGCCAGTTTAAGCCAAGCTGGCGAGTCAGTGATGTATATCAGTGGCGAGGAATCCTCTGCTCAAATTGCTCTGCGCGCTCAAAGAATTGGGTCATTTGCCCCAGACTTAGATATTTACCCAGAAATTCTTTTAGAGAAAATCATACCCACATTAGAGGCTGTAAAGCCTCGAGTTGCAGTCATCGACTCCATCCAAACTATATATTCAGAAGCTTTAAGTTCAGCACCAGGATCAGTCGCACAAGTACGAGAGTGCGCATCGCAGTTAACTCGCCTTGCAAAATCTTCTGGTATATCGATACTTCTTGTTGGGCATGTCACCAAAGAAGGTAATATTGCAGGCCCTCGTGTTCTTGAGCATATTGTGGATACGGTACTTTATTTTGAAGGTGACCCTCAATCTTCATTCCGTTTAGTACGGGCTATAAAAAATCGTTTCGGCGCTGTTAATGAGCTTGGTGTATTTGCGATGACGGATAAAGGCCTCAAAGGCGTGAGTAATCCATCTGCTTTATTTTTGTCGCAAAGTAATGCTAGTGTTCCTGGAACCTGTGTGTTGGTAACCCAAGAGGGAACGCGACCTTTATTAGTTGAAATCCAAGCATTAGTAGATCAATCGCATGTACCTAATCCCAGAAGATTAGCCGTAGGATTAGAGCAAAATCGATTAGCGATGTTACTTGCAGTCATGCACCGTCATGCAGGAATCGCATGTTTTGATCAGGATGTGTTTTTAAATGCGGTAGGTGGGGTAAAAATTACTGAACCTGCAGCCGATCTTGCAGTGCTTCTAGCCATACAATCCTCCTTAAAGAATAAACCTTTACCGCGAGATTTAGTGGTATTTGGTGAGGTTGGTTTAGCCGGTGAAATTAGAGCTTGCCCCCGTGGTCAAGAGCGTTTAAAAGAAGCGGCAAAACTAGGATTTAAGAGAGCAATTATTCCTAAAGCTAACCTTCCTAAGCAATCTCAATTTGATAATATGGAGTTGATTAGTGTTGAAAGAATTGAGACCGCGCTTCAAATAGTGAGAGATTTGTAA
- the dapE gene encoding succinyl-diaminopimelate desuccinylase produces MNSSLTNTQLLAQGLIAHPSITPQDGGIQDLIASRLRTLDFSCETILSGPDDFRVTNLWAIRRGSGANDAPCLVFAGHTDVVPPGPLEKWTSDPFIPQIRDGHLFGRGAADMKSSLAAFVVATEEFIAQYPQHFGSIAFLLTSDEEGPKNTDGTVVVVNKLQERQVRLDYCIVGEPTSSNKFGDMIKNGRRGSLSAKLTIKGIQGHVAYPHLAQNPIHLAAPLLSELAAIEWDQGNEYFPPTTWQTSNFHSGTGALNVIPGDAIIDFNFRFATSSTAKGLMTQVEDILKKHQLNYDISWNQAGEPFLTPQGTLCQALSHAIVEEVGIEPQLSTTGGTSDGRFIAKICPQVVEFGPINASIHKVNENVNLADIESLKNIYRRTLEELVRS; encoded by the coding sequence ATGAATTCCTCTTTAACGAATACCCAGTTACTAGCTCAAGGACTTATTGCCCATCCTTCCATTACCCCCCAAGATGGTGGAATTCAAGATCTAATCGCAAGCCGGCTGCGAACTTTAGACTTCAGTTGCGAAACAATTTTGAGTGGGCCTGATGATTTTCGGGTAACAAATTTATGGGCGATTCGTCGTGGAAGTGGCGCTAATGACGCTCCCTGCTTAGTTTTTGCTGGCCATACTGATGTAGTGCCACCTGGGCCTCTTGAAAAATGGACCTCGGATCCTTTTATTCCTCAAATTCGGGATGGTCATTTGTTTGGCCGTGGTGCGGCTGATATGAAAAGCTCTTTAGCTGCTTTTGTTGTTGCAACAGAAGAATTTATTGCACAGTATCCTCAACACTTTGGCTCTATCGCTTTTTTATTAACGAGTGATGAAGAAGGTCCCAAAAATACTGACGGGACAGTGGTCGTTGTCAATAAATTACAAGAACGTCAGGTTCGACTTGATTATTGTATTGTTGGTGAACCGACAAGCTCGAATAAGTTCGGCGATATGATTAAAAATGGTCGCCGAGGCTCATTGTCTGCTAAATTAACGATTAAGGGAATTCAAGGTCATGTGGCCTATCCACATCTTGCTCAAAATCCAATCCATCTCGCAGCACCGCTTTTATCAGAATTAGCAGCCATCGAATGGGATCAGGGGAATGAATACTTTCCTCCAACCACTTGGCAAACCTCAAACTTCCACTCCGGAACAGGGGCATTAAATGTGATCCCCGGGGACGCTATTATTGATTTCAATTTCCGCTTTGCTACATCAAGTACTGCCAAAGGATTAATGACTCAGGTAGAGGATATCTTAAAAAAGCATCAACTGAATTACGACATCTCCTGGAATCAAGCCGGCGAGCCTTTCTTGACACCTCAAGGTACGTTATGCCAAGCATTAAGTCATGCCATTGTTGAGGAAGTTGGTATTGAGCCACAACTATCCACAACTGGTGGGACAAGTGATGGACGATTTATCGCTAAAATTTGTCCTCAAGTGGTCGAGTTTGGTCCCATTAATGCCTCTATACACAAAGTGAATGAGAACGTGAACCTGGCGGATATTGAATCCTTAAAAAATATTTATCGCCGTACCCTTGAAGAATTAGTACGCTCATAG
- a CDS encoding cell division protein ZipA C-terminal FtsZ-binding domain-containing protein: MPESVLQLIEQLDLQKALLIVSVLIVLALIINNVLRTQRLKKRMMSNFAQAALQESVNSEKMIEPHFGPASSDVDQQIGEAPSDNTQATPQNLGSSTVDSISAAPLNEDANSAEQYSTRMDPNIDCVVALKFSLLIHGQEVIEKMSNSPVNPTYRIACEGLCENDAHQTWELIQADHEYRELQLSIQLANRRGPISKEDLAEFLGFASQLAQDVDAEIDLPPIPQVLSQAQDLDQFAVQSDIQLSFNIVPNMISWSTKDVDAVLIKNGFSLSRDGLFFNYFIQNRILFKAQIPGVNLLTDDLQTIRVKSVLFALDVPLVPQELHPFSKMLETSKLIAQELDGRVLDDNGQVLELSSIDLIVAQLEPIYALMEERQIPAGSSSAARLFS, from the coding sequence ATGCCTGAAAGTGTATTGCAATTAATAGAACAGTTAGATTTACAAAAAGCACTACTTATAGTTAGTGTTTTAATTGTGCTTGCCTTGATCATTAACAATGTTTTACGTACCCAACGACTCAAAAAGCGCATGATGAGCAACTTTGCTCAGGCTGCTTTACAAGAGTCTGTAAATTCTGAAAAGATGATTGAACCTCATTTTGGCCCTGCATCTTCTGATGTTGATCAGCAAATAGGTGAAGCACCTTCAGACAATACCCAAGCCACGCCACAAAATTTAGGTAGTTCAACTGTTGACAGTATTTCTGCAGCGCCTTTGAATGAAGACGCAAATTCTGCGGAGCAATACAGTACCCGTATGGATCCGAATATTGACTGTGTTGTTGCGCTTAAATTTTCATTATTGATTCATGGGCAGGAAGTTATCGAGAAAATGTCCAACTCTCCAGTCAACCCAACATATCGTATTGCATGTGAAGGTTTATGTGAAAATGACGCGCATCAAACTTGGGAGTTGATACAAGCAGATCATGAGTATCGTGAATTACAGCTAAGTATTCAATTAGCTAATCGCCGTGGACCAATCAGTAAAGAAGATTTAGCAGAATTTTTAGGGTTTGCCTCTCAATTAGCCCAGGATGTCGATGCCGAAATTGATTTACCCCCAATACCTCAGGTTTTATCTCAAGCTCAGGATTTAGATCAATTTGCAGTTCAGTCTGATATTCAGTTGAGTTTTAATATAGTGCCTAACATGATTAGTTGGTCAACCAAAGATGTCGATGCGGTTTTAATCAAAAATGGTTTTTCACTATCAAGAGATGGTTTATTTTTTAATTATTTCATACAGAATAGGATTCTCTTTAAGGCCCAAATACCTGGCGTAAACCTCTTGACTGATGATTTACAAACAATTCGTGTTAAAAGTGTTTTATTCGCCTTAGATGTACCTTTAGTTCCTCAAGAACTTCATCCGTTTTCTAAGATGCTAGAGACTTCAAAATTGATTGCGCAAGAGCTTGATGGACGGGTATTAGACGATAATGGTCAAGTCTTAGAGTTAAGTTCGATTGATCTGATTGTGGCGCAACTTGAGCCGATTTACGCGTTGATGGAAGAACGTCAGATACCCGCAGGATCTTCATCTGCGGCAAGATTATTTAGTTAA
- the dapD gene encoding 2,3,4,5-tetrahydropyridine-2,6-dicarboxylate N-succinyltransferase: protein MTNTNKDQLQSIIDQAWDNRAQISNQNASPELRASVAEVIEGLNHGEIRVASRESVGVWTVHQWVKKAVLLSFKLQDNALMSAGGYTQFFDKVPSKFEKYTQEDFVKGGFRVVPPAVARRGSFIGKNVVLMPSYVNIGAYVDEGSMVDTWATVGSCAQIGKNVHLSGGVGIGGVLEPVQAGPVIIEDNCFIGARSEVVEGVVIEENSVLSMGVYIGQSTKIYDRETGEVHYGRVPAGSVVVPGSLPSSDGKYSLYAAIIVKKVDAQTRAKTAINELLRD, encoded by the coding sequence ATGACAAACACAAACAAAGATCAACTTCAATCAATTATTGACCAAGCTTGGGATAACCGTGCTCAAATTTCGAATCAAAACGCCTCACCCGAATTACGCGCAAGTGTTGCCGAAGTAATTGAAGGGCTTAATCATGGGGAAATTCGTGTAGCTTCAAGGGAGTCCGTTGGTGTTTGGACTGTTCATCAATGGGTTAAAAAGGCTGTTTTACTCTCATTCAAACTCCAAGATAATGCATTAATGAGCGCTGGAGGTTACACGCAATTCTTTGATAAAGTACCCTCCAAGTTTGAAAAATATACGCAAGAAGATTTTGTTAAAGGTGGTTTTCGCGTAGTACCACCTGCTGTTGCAAGACGTGGTTCATTTATCGGAAAAAATGTTGTTTTGATGCCCTCCTACGTCAATATTGGCGCTTATGTCGATGAAGGAAGTATGGTCGATACTTGGGCAACGGTTGGTTCTTGTGCTCAAATAGGCAAAAATGTTCATTTATCAGGCGGTGTTGGTATTGGTGGGGTTTTGGAGCCAGTTCAAGCTGGTCCAGTCATTATCGAAGATAACTGCTTTATTGGCGCACGTTCTGAGGTCGTTGAGGGTGTAGTAATCGAAGAAAATAGTGTTTTATCAATGGGTGTTTATATTGGTCAAAGTACAAAAATATATGACCGTGAAACGGGTGAGGTTCATTATGGTCGCGTTCCTGCAGGCTCTGTGGTAGTTCCTGGATCTTTGCCCTCTAGTGATGGTAAATATAGTCTTTATGCTGCCATCATTGTTAAAAAAGTCGATGCTCAAACGAGAGCCAAAACAGCTATTAATGAACTTTTAAGAGATTGA
- a CDS encoding thioesterase family protein, with the protein MPSIPEYKRDDFPKLVTISTRWSDNDIYLHVNNVIYFSYFDTAVNQNLVENGVLEIENSDVIGLVVNNQCQFFASIAFPDVVYVGVAVEKIGNSSVTYRLGIYKNQENTLSALGSFTHVYVDRQSHRPVPIPEKTRTLFKSMVVE; encoded by the coding sequence ATGCCTAGTATTCCTGAATATAAAAGGGATGATTTTCCGAAGTTGGTAACTATTTCTACTAGGTGGTCTGATAATGACATTTATTTACATGTCAATAATGTTATTTACTTCTCTTATTTTGATACTGCGGTTAATCAAAACCTTGTTGAAAATGGCGTATTAGAAATCGAAAACAGTGATGTCATTGGCCTAGTTGTGAATAATCAATGTCAATTTTTTGCATCAATTGCTTTTCCAGATGTGGTTTATGTTGGTGTTGCTGTCGAAAAAATTGGCAATTCGAGTGTTACTTATCGTTTGGGAATATATAAAAACCAAGAAAATACCTTATCAGCTTTGGGGTCTTTTACACATGTATATGTTGACCGACAATCGCATCGACCAGTTCCAATACCAGAAAAAACTAGAACTCTATTTAAGAGCATGGTAGTCGAATAA